Within the Candidatus Palauibacter scopulicola genome, the region TCCGGAACTCCGCACGTACCGTGGCTCCCACGCGTCGATATCCGCGACGCGGCCGGCCGGAAGCCTCTCCGCCAGCCACAGGAGCGCGCCCGCCCGCGGTACGCCGAGAAACGGCGGGAGCACCGTCGCGCCGCGAGCCTCGATCATCGCGCGGTGCCGGATCGCACCTTCCCCGGCAAAGGACCATGACGCGCAGTCTTCCAGCCCCCCGAGCCAGCGGCCGATGTCGCACGCGGCCGGTCCGCGCACCGGGGCCCCCAGGGGGCCGTCGGCGAAGGCGGCGCCGTACACCTCTCCCCGGCGGGCGTCGAACAGCGCGCACACGCGGTCACGTCCCGCGGAGGCGGCGACGGCGCGGAGGCTCGAGTACGCGAAGAGCGGCACCCCCCTCGCGTGACACCAGCCCTTCGCCAGCGAAGCCGCGATCCGCACGCCCGTGAAGGAGCCGGGCCCGGCCCCGACGACCACGCGTCCGATGTCTTCGGCGCCGATCCGCGCGCGAGCGAGCATGCGATCCACCTCGTCGAGCACGGTCTCCGAGTGCGTCGCGCGGACGGCCAGCGCGCACTCGGAAATCAGGTTGTCGGCGCGGCCCAGCGCGACGCCGCCGAGTCCCGTACTCGTCTCCAGCGCCAGACTCAGCACGCGGACGACTCCGCCCCTTCGGCGTACAGGCCCGGATCGGGAACCGGCGGGACGCGGCCCAGCGCGCGCGCCGTCACCCGCCGCAGCGATCCCCCGGTTCGCCCGGCGGCTTCCGCGGCGTTGTCGGCGGCGCCGCTGAACTCGAATCGAACCTCCCAGCGGTCCCTCGGAAGCTCCTCCCCGGCCCGCTCCGCCCACTCGACGAAGACCGCCCCCGCGTGGGCCTCGATTTCCTCCCACCCGAGGGCGAGGAGTTCGGATGGATCGCGAAGACGGTACAGATCCGCGTGCCCGACCGGACCCCGGACGCCGGCATACCAGTGGACGAGCGTGTAGGTCGGGCTCGTCACCGCTTCGTCCACGCCCGCTCCGGCACACGCCGCCTGCGTGAACCGCGTCTTCCCGGCGCCGAGCGGTCCGGTGAGGGCGACGAAGACCTCCTCGCGATCCGCAACCGCCCCGACCTCCCGCCCCCAGCGCACGAGTCCCGCCTCGTCCAGCACAGCGCTCCTCATGCCGGATCCCCCGCCGAGATCGGCAACCCCGGCGGCCGCGTCCCCTTCCCGTCGCCGATCCGGGCGCGGATCTCGAACAGCTCGTCCCGCAGCCGGGCCGCCGTCTCGAAGTCGAGCGCGGCCGCCGCGGCACGCATGTCCTTCTCGATCGCCTCGGCCAGGGCCTCCGGCGACAGGTCGCCGTACGAGCCTTCCCGTTCGTGCACGGCGGGCTGCGCCTCCCGCGCATCGGCCACCGCGGTCGAGAATCGGATCTCCCGCACCGACTTCACGATCGAGCGCGGCTCGATCCCGTGCTCCCGGTTGTAGTCCGCCTGCACTTCGCGCCGCCGCGCCGTCTCCTCCATCGCGCGCCGCATCGAATCCGTCACCTTGTCCGCGTACAGAATCGCCTTCCCCGCGAGGTTCCGGGCCGCACGCCCGATCGTCTGCACGAGCGAGCGGTCGGAACGTAGGAAGCCCTCCTTGTCCGCGTCGAGGATCGCGACCAGGGAGACCTCCGGCAGATCGAGGCCCTCGCGCAGCAGGTTGATCCCGACGAGGACATCGAACGTCCCCAGCCGCAGGTCGCGGAGGATCTTCACGCGGTCGATCGCCGCGATGTCCGAGTGCATGTACCGCACCCGCACCCCCCGCACCGCGAGGAACTCGGACAGGTCTTCGGCCATCCGCTTCGTGAGGGTCGTCACGAGCACGCGCTCGCGCCGTTCCGTCCGCCCGCGAATCTCGCCGAGCAGGTCGTCTACCTGCCCGCGCACCGGCCGTACCTCCACTTCCGGATCCAGCAATCCGGTCGGTCGAATCAACTGTTCGACGACCACGCCCTCGCTCTTCCGCAACTCGTACTCGCCCGGCGTCGCGCTCACGAAGATGGCGCGCGGCACGAGATCTTCCCATTCCCGGAACGACAGCGGCCGGTTGTCCAGCGCGGACGGGAGCCGGAAACCGAACTCGACCAGCGTCGTCTTTCGACTGCGGTCCCCCTCGTACATGCCGCCGATCTGCGGGATCGACACGTGGGATTCGTCTACGACCACGACATAGTCATCCGGGAAATAGTCGAGGAGACAGTAGGGACGGCTGCCGGGCGCCCGGCCGTCCAGGTGTCGGCTGTAGTTCTCGATCCCGGGACAGAACCCCACCTCGGTCAGCATCTCGAGATCGAATCGCGTGCGCTGCTCCAGGCGCTGCGCTTCGAGGAGCCGGCCATCCTGCCGGAGGTGCATCAGCCGCTCCTCCAGTTCCACGTAGATCGCGTGCCGGGCCTCCTCCAGCCGGTGGCCGAGCGTCGCGTAGTGCGTGGCAGGAAAGATCGACGTCTCGGGCAGGCGGGTGATCGTCGCGCCCGTCATCGGATCGATCTTCGAGATGCGTTCGATCGCGTCGCCCCACATCTCGACCCTGACTCCCTGTTCCTCGTATGCGGGCAGGATCTCGATCACATCGCCCCGCACCCTGAACGTGCCTCGCACGAAATCGAGATCGTTCCGCGAATACTGGATCTGGACGAGCCCGGAGAGGATCTCGCGGCGGGAGATCTCCTGCCCCTCGCGCAGCGTGAGCATGAGTTCCCGGTAGCCGACGGGATCGCCGAGTCCGTAGATCGCGGACACGGAGGCGACGACGATCACATCCCGCCGTTCCATGAGGGCGGAGGTGGCGCGGAGCCGCAGCCGGTCTATGTCCTCATTGATCGACGCATCTTTCTCGATGAAAGTGTCCGTCGCGGGGACATAGGCCTCGGGCTGGTAATAGTCGTAGTAGGAAATGAAGTACTCGACGGCATTCCGGGGAAAGAACTGCCGCAGCTCCCCGTACAACTGCGCGGCGAGCGTCTTGTTGTGGCTCATCACCAGCGTCGGGCGATTCACTTCCGCAATCATCGCCGCCAGCGTCACCGTCTTGCCGCTGCCGGTCACGCCGAGCAGCGTCTGCCACTTGTCGCCGCGGCGGACGCCCTCGGCCAACTCGCGGATCGCGGTGGGCTGGTCGCCCATCGGCTCGAATGGAAGCTGGAGATCGAAGCGGGGCATGGTCTCGAATCGTCTCGAATCGTCTCGAATCGTCTCGAATCGGCGCGTCACTCGATGGTGAGGCCGCTCTCCCCGAAGGATTCCTTCCGTTCGACGGAGATCACGCCCTTCACGCCCTGAACCTGGCGCATGACTTTCTGCAGGTGCGTCAGGTTCTCGACTTCCACGACGAACTGCCCGCGCATCCCTCCCTCGACCCCCTTGATGTCGGCCGACTGAATGTTCGTGCCCGTGTCGCTGACCGCGCGCGCGATGTCCGCGAACAGGCCGTGTCGATCCGTCCCCTCCATGACGATGCGGACGAGGAACCGGCGCTCGCCGTGCGCCTGCCACTCGATTTCCACCCGCCGCTCGGGAGCGTTGGACAGATTGAGGACGTTCGGACAATCCTGCCTGTGGATGGAAACGCCGCGGCCGCGGGTGATATAGCCGATGACCCTGTCGCCGGGGACCGGCTGGCAACACTGGGAGTACCGGACCATCAGGTTCTCCATCCCCTGGATCCGAATCCCCTGCCCTCCTCCGCCCCAGACCTTGTCCACGAGCTTGTGAAGCGGACTCGGAGTCTTCTGGGGCACTTCGGGGATGACCTCCGGGAGGATGGCGCGCATCACGCGCGTGAGTCCCACATCCCCGCGGCCGGTGGCCGCATGGAGCGCCTCGGGCCCATCGTACCCTAGGGTCTCGCATGCAGATCTGAGGGCCGCCTCGTCCACCTTCCCGCGACGGCGGCGTCTCCACTCCCGCTGAATGATGTCCTTCCCCAGTTGGACGGCGGACTCCTGCTCCTCATCGCGGATCCATTGCCGGATCTCGTGGCGGGCCTTGCTGCTCCTTACGAAGCCCAGCCAATCCCGGCTCGGCGTCTGCGAATCGGAGGTGAGGATGTGCACGGTGTCCCCGTTCCGAAGCGGACGGCTGAGCGGGGCGATCCGTTCGTTCACCTTCGCGCCCTTGCAGCGAAGCCCGACCTCGGTGTGAACGGCGAAGGCGAAATCGATGGGCGTGGCCCCCTTCGGCAACTGCTTGACGTCGCCCGCCGGGGTGAAGACGAAGATCTCATCCTGGAACAGGTCGATGCGGAGGAACTCCATGAACTCCTCCGGCTCGCGCGTCTCCTGCTGCCACTCGAGGACCTGCCGGAACCACGCGAGTTCGTCGTCAACCTCGTCTCCGGACCGGCCCTCCTTGTAGCGCCAGTGCGCGGCGATCCCGTACTCCGCGGTGCGGTGCATCTCGTGCGTGCGGATCTGGATTTCGTACAGCGCGCCACCGGGGCCGAAGATCGTCGTGTGCAGACTCTGGTACATGTTCGACTTCGGCGTGGCGATGAAGTCGTGGAAGCGCTCCGTGAGCGGGGTCCACTTGTTGTGCACGATGCCGAGCGCGTGGTAGCAGTCGCGCACGGAATCCACGATGAGCCGCACCGCCAGCGTGTCGTAGACCTCTTCGTACGGCTTGTCGCGCTTGACCATCTTGCCGTAGATCGACCAGAGGTGCTTGGGGCGCCCCGTGACTTCGCAGACGATTCCGGCGGCGTCCAGTTCGGCCCGGAGCGGCTCCTCCATCCGTCGGATCAGTTCCTCGCGTTCGTCCCGCGTGGCGTTGACCTCCTTCACGAGCTTCCGGTACCCCTCGGGCTCGAGAAACTTGAAGGCGAGATCCTCGAGTTCCCATTTCAGGCGTGCGACGCCGAGACGGTGGGCGAGCGGCGCGTAGATCTCGCGGGTTTCGAGCGCGATCCGCTGCCGCGCGCCCGCCGGCATGTGCTCCAGCGTCCGCATGTTGTGGAGACGGTCGGCGAGCTTGACCATGATCACGCGCGCGTCGCGGGCCATGGAGAGGAGGAGCTTGCGGTAGGTCTCGACCTGACGCTCCGCCATGGAGCCGAACGCGAACAGCGAGATCTTCGTGAGGCCGTCCACGATGAGGGCGATTTCCTCGCCGAACTCCGTCCGGATCTCGTCCACGGTCGTGTCCGTGTCCTCCACCACATCGTGGAGGAGCGACGCGGCGATGCTCACGGTGTCGAGCCGGATCTCGATGAGGATCTTGGCGACCTCAACGCAGTGGCGGATGTAGTCCTCGCCCGAGCGGCGCTTCTGGCCCTCGTGTTTCTCCAGGCTGTATTGGAACGCGAGGGCGAGCAGGTCGAGGTCGAGGCGGGCCTCGTAGCCCTCGATCGCCTTCATGAAGTCCCCGGGCAGCAGCGAGCGCGGGCCCGCTCCCGGCGCGGCCCGGCCGACTTCCCGCTTGAGGCTGCTCTCCACGCTTCGCGCTCCGTCCCCGAGACGTGACCGCCCTGGTGTGGCGCCACACTGCACCCGCAGCCGCCATCCAACGGCGCGGGCAACCTGTAAAGGTAGCGGTAGCGCGCGCGTTCGGCGCGGGCCGGGCCGGGAACGCGGCGTGATGTCTCAGCAGACGCTCAGCAGACGCCGCGTTCGCGAAGGCTCACGTAGGCCCGGTCGCCGAGGATGATGTGGTCGCGGACGGGGATGCCGAGGAGTCGGCCGCTCTCGACGAGTTGGCAGGTCACCGCGATGTCCTCGGGAGACGGCTCGGGTTCGCCGCTCGGATGGTTGTGGGCGAGGATGACGGAGGCCGCGGCCGTGGCGATCGCCGGTGCGAACACTTCCCGGGGGTGCACGAGCGAGCTGTTCAGGAGCCCTACCGTGAGGCGCCGTTCGAGCAGCACCTGGCTCTGGGTATCCAGGTAGATGACCCAGAATTCCTCCTGTCGGCGGTCCCGCAGCAGGGGGCCGAGGCGTCCGAACACGTCGGCCGGGCTGCGAATGCGCGCGCTGGCCCGGGCGGGTTCGGCCGCCTGTCGCCGCCCGAGCGCGAGCGCCGCGGATACGGCGGCCGAGCGCGCCGGGCCGACGCCCCCGGTCCGCTCGAGTTCTGCCGGCTCCGCCCGCCCCATCTCGCGCAGCGAGCCGCCGAAGTCGGCCAGCAGACGGCCGGCGACGTCGACGGCCGAACGCCCCGTCGCGCCCGCTCCGAGCACGACGGCGAGCAGTTCCGTCGTCGAGAGCGCGTCGGGGCTGAAGCGGCGGAGCCGCTCGCGCGGACGTTCGCTCGCCGGGAGTTCGAGAATCTTCGGAGCCATGCCATCATGTATCCCCGCGGCCATGAATGCCCTCTCAACTCGGGGGTAGCGGGAGATATATCGTCCCGGCACCGGTGGCAGGCCCCGATCCGATCGCGCATGTTGCGGGCACCCTGGCAGCCGTGAACGAACATCCGAGCCGGGGCGGGAATCGCGCGTTGGACCGCGCGAACGCCCGAACCCCTGTCTCAACACTGTCAGGAGGACCACATGCATTCACGATGGCGCAGCTTCGCCGCCGCCACGACGCTCACCCTCGCCGCCGTCCTCACCTCGTGCGGCCCGTCCCCCGCCATCCGGACCATCCCGCTCGAGGCGCCGCTCCTGCTGCGGATGGCGCCGCCCGAGGGACAGGTATCGCGCTACGCCTACTCCATGGAAACGAGCGTGGAGAGTCCGATGATGCCCTCGACCGGCGGCCCGCTCGTCACCATGGCCTGGCAACAGGTTCAGACGGTCCTGAGCGCGGACGACGACGTTGTTCGGGTCCGCGGGGCGGTCGATTCGGCCAGCACCACGATGGGGCTGCCGATGCCGGGGATGGACGACATGCTGCCCGATCTCTCCGGCGTGTCCTTCACCGTGGACATGGACCCGCGCGGCGGCGTCCTGCAGGTCGTGGAGAGCGAAGGAGTCCCGGAAGGTGCCGGGGTGAGCGTCGAGAGCATGTTGCAGGGAGCCGGCCATTCCGTGCTGCCCGAAGCGGAGGTCAGCCCGGGGGATTCCTGGATGGTCGAGACGCCGATCGAGATGCCGATGGGGACCGGCGGAACGATGTCGCTGGACATGGAATTCACCTACACGTTCGTGAGTCTCGCCGATGGCCTCGCCACCCTCTCGTTCGAGGGGCCGATGGACATGGACATGGACATGCAGGGCATGGCGATGAGCGGCTCCGGGACCCTGTCCGGAACGCTGGTCGTCGACCTGGTCGAGGGCCGGTATGTCAGCCAGACGAGCCGTCAGAACATGGAAATGGGCGTGGCCGGGACATCGATGACCGTGAATACGACAACCACCCTCGAACTGATGCCGGACCGCTGACGCGGACCCGGCCACCGGAAGTCCCGAACCCCCGAACCTCAATGGAGGACCAAGTGAACCAAAGGAGAATCAGCGCCTTGATGCGGACTGCGGCCGTGGCGGCCCTCGCGGTGGCGTATGCGACCCCTCTCGACGGGCAGACGACCACGCTCCGCGTGATGCCGGCCGAAGGACAGGTTTCGCGGTATCTCATCGGCTCCGAGACGTCGATGGCGGGGACGACCATGTCGACGTCAAAGCGCTACCAGACCGAGACGGTGGTCAGCGCGGCCGGTGACGTCGTTGAGATCCGCACGGTCGTCGACTCCACCACCATGACGGAGGCCATGCCCGGAGCGGGCGGACCCGATCTGTCGGGCATGAGCTTCACGTTCGCAATGGACCCGCGCGCGCGCCCCACCGGGTTGACCGACGCCGGGACGCTCACGCCGGACGCGGAAGCCGCCGTCTCCGCGACGCTGGCGACCAGCTTCTTCGAGCTACCCGAAGGCGAAGTGAGTCCGGGCGACTCCTGGTCGGGACAGACGTCCGCCGATATCCCGGCCGGCATGGGCGCCACGATGACGATGGAAACGGACATCGCCTACACGCTCGTGGGTGTCGACGGGGATCTTGCGGAGATATCGCTCGAAGGGACCGTCACGATGTCGGCCAACACCGGCGGGATGTCGATTGAGGGCTCCGGCACCGTCACCGGAACCGCCATCTTCGACACGGGCAGCAGCCGCCTCCGGGGCCACGACAGCGTGATTAACCTGAACTTGACGATGGGCGGGATGCCGGCGTCGATGACGACGAGCACGACGCTGGAACTGATTCCGTAGGATCAGCCGCCTTTCGTTGGCAGGACAATGCGGGACGCGTGGACCGCGTTGCGCTGTACCGTCCACTCCGGGACGCTCCCGTCGCGGGGATAGCGGAGGAAGGTGTCCGCGTCCGCGCCGGCGAGGGCGACCCGGATGCGGTGGCCGGCCCGGAACAGCACCGACGTCGCCCACAGGTCGAAGCTCAGTTCGGCGACCTCCCCCGGCACGAGCGGGAGGGCGTCGGCGCGCGTCTCGCTCCGGTGCGGCCCGTACTTTCGGTACAGCGGCGGGGCGTCCGTGACCGCGCGCATGACGCCGCGGAGCTGTCCCTCGGTGATGTATCGCACGGTGCCGTCCGGAGCGACGTCCTCCAGGTAGACGATGAAGGCGCCGTCCGTCTCGGTGGACGCCAAGTGCAGCGTGACGACGGGGTGGCCGGTGACTTCGGTATCGACCACTAGCGGAGCGCTCGTGTAGATCAGCAGCTTCTCATCCTCCGCCCGGCGGTCGCCGTACACGACATCGCCGCCCCCGCCGTTCGTGTACCAGCGGTTCCGGGTCCCCGTCGTGGCGGTGAAATCGACGATATGGGAGTCCTCCCCTGCCTCCGGGGCGGGAGCTTCCGTCGACAGCGTGCCCCCCTCGCCGAAGTACCACGTCACGTCGTCGAAGCCCGCCGGCGGCCACGTCTCGGTACGCGTCCAGCGGTCGGCGCCCAGCGTGTAGTAATGGATCTCCGTCGGCGTCGCCCCCGATCCATCCTCCTTGAGGTGGGCGTCGAAGAACGCGACGAGTTCCTCGAACCGGGCGTCGGCGTCGGGTTGTACGGGCGTGTCGTCCGCCTTGAAGGGGTCCGTGTCGTTGCGCGCCCCGTGGTCCCATGGGCCGATAAACACCTGCTGCGGGTTCGTGATCGTGTTGTAGCGGCCCAGCGTGCCGTTCACGGTCGCCGCGTCCTGCCAGCCGACGCGGATGAACATGGCCACGCCGGACTCCTCGATCTGCGGGAGGTGGCCGGAGGGGCTGCGGCGGTGCCCGACATTCGTCTCGCCGTACGGGCCGAACGGGTCGTCGCGGAACTCGTACTCGAGCGCCGCCTCGAACGGCACCGTATTGGCCTGGTGCTCCGCCACCGCGGCGGCGAGCAGCGATCCGTCGCCGTCGGCGTCGACCGGTTTCACGCCGGTGATCCGGCTCTGCACCTCGTCGCAGGCGGCCCCCATCGCATTGGAAAGCCCGCAGATGTCGTTCAGGTCCTGCATGCGCGTCCGGTTCGACCAGTCCTCGAGAAAGCCGACCGTGAGCACGCCTCCAGGGAAGATGAGGTGGCCGAAGTTGTCGAAGTCGTTGAAGAGGGGCGCGACCGCCTTCACAGCGGATCTGCGGTTGACCGCGAGCATCTCGGCCGTGTTCCCGGCGTAGGAGACCCCGTAAGCGCCCACGCGCCCGTTCGACCAGGGTTGATCCGCGATCCAGTCCGCAACCTCCCCGTAGTCCGTCACCTCATCCTCGGCGAGCTCGAAGCGGCGGATCCCGAACGAGGCCCCACTTCCCCGCCCGTCCACGAGAACGAGCGCGTACCCGGCCCGGTTCCAGCGCTCCGCCTCGGCGAAGTTCGACGTCTCCTCGAGGGGAATGCCGACTTCGCCCCGGGCGCGCCAGTAACGGGTCGCCCGCATCATGGCCGGGAGCTGGTCCCCGGACTGGATGCCATCCGGCAGCCACACGTCGACGGCGATGCGGACGCCGTCGCGCATGGGGATGTGAAGCGCCTGGTTGCGCGTGACCGCACTCACGGGGACGGCGGCCCGCGCGTCATCGCCTGCCGCGGACCTGTCGGCCGTGGCGGCGTCCCCGCAGGCCGCCGCGGCGACCGCCGCCAATCCCGCGAGACGCCGCGCGGCCGCGCCGACGCCGCGCTGGCGCCGCCGGTTCACCAGGCGATCGCGTGGCCGTCGCGGCGCGGATCCGACCCGCCGGCGAGCGCACCCGTCTCCGCATCCCGGTACACGCCCTGTACACCGCCGAGGTTGCCGGGCTCGACGAGATTGTGACCGCGGTCCGCCAGTTCCCCGTACACCTCCGGCGGGAAGCCCGCCTCCAGGTAGGTGACGGAGTCCTCGGGAATCGGCGTCAGCCCGCCACCCCGGTTGAGGCACATGCGGGGCGATGCGATCGCCAGCTGCATGTCCATCCCGCCGGCCGTCAGCTTCGTGATCACCTGCCCCACCGTCTGCGGGATTGTGTAGCCGCCGGCGGCGCCGACCGCCGCGACGAGATTCCCGTCCTTCATGACGACGCACGGCGTCATCACGCCCTTCGCCTTCTGGCCACCCGCGATGTAGTTGACGTGCCCTTCTTCCAGGGAGAAGCCGAACATGTGGCCGTTGTTGAGGAAGATCCCCGTGTCGCCCGCGATCACGCCGCTGCCGTAGAGGGCGACGAGAGACTGGGTGAAGGCGACGGCGTTCCCCCAGCGGTCGGCGGAGGAGAGGCTCGTCGTCCCGAAGAACGGGAGCGGGGCGCCCGCGAAGGAGGCGATGCGCGCGGGATCGATCGTCGCCCGCTGCTCGTCCGCGTATTCCTTCGAGATGAGCATGTCGACCGGGATCTCCGCGTCCTCGTTCCCGGTGTTGTACCGCTCGTCGTCGATGAGGGCGAGCCGGTTCGCCTCGAGCCACAGGTGGGCGAACTCGGAGCTGTAGAGATCCATGTTCGCGAGGTCGAAGCCGTCCATGATGTTGAGCGCCTGGAACATCGACATCCCGCACGACCCCGGCGGCATGGCGTACAGGTCGTGCCCCTGGAAGGTCGTCGTGATGGGCTCCCTCCACGCGACCTCGTAGCCCTCGAGGTCGGCCTTCGTCATGTGGCCGCCGTTCTCGGCGAGAAAAGCGACGATGCGATCTCCGATCTCCCCCATGTAGAAATCGTCTGCGCCTTCGCGCGCAAGTCGGCGCATGCTCGCCGCCAGTTCGGGCTGCCGGATGATCTCGCCCATCCGCGGCGGACGGCCGGTGGGGAACATGATGCGGGTGCTGGACGGGAATCTCCCGAGCTTGTCCGCGCTCCCGGTGGTGTGGAGTTCGTCGAACTTCGAGATAACGAAGCCGTCCTCGGCGAGCTGGATCGCGGGCTCGAACACGTCACCGAGGCTCATCGTCCCGTAGCGCTCGAGCACGGCGGCCCAGCCCTTGAAGGCGCCGGGGACGATCGGCGCGCGGTAGCCCATCTCGACATCATCCGGCGTGATCGTGTTCGCCGAGGAGGCCGCGGGCGCCCGGCCGAGCGCGTCGAGTCCGACGACCCGGTTCTCCTCCGCCAGGTAGATGAGCATGAAGCCGCCGAAGCCGCCGAGCCCGGACATGTAGGGCTCGGAGACGTTGAGCGTGGCGGAGGCGGCGACGATGGCGTCGATCGCGTTGCCGCCCTGCATCATGATCGTCGTGCCGGCGAGCGACGCGTAGTAGTCGGCGGCGGCCGTCACGCCGCGGCGGCCCCACACGGTCCCGTGCGCGGGGCCGAGCAGGCCGGGGACGTTCGAGTCGCCGGCGGGGCCCCATTGTCCGATCCCGTCCGGGGGGGCGGCGGCCGTCTCGGGGGCGCGGCAGGCGATCAGACCGGATCCGGCGGCGGCCGCGGCGGAGGTGGCGAGGAAGTCTCGGCGCTTCATGACTCGACTCCTGGGCAGAGGGGTTCGCGGACCCTGATCCTAGACCAAGAGTTGTCCCCCGCTCAAGACCCCGGCCGGG harbors:
- the ggt gene encoding gamma-glutamyltransferase, which gives rise to MKRRDFLATSAAAAAGSGLIACRAPETAAAPPDGIGQWGPAGDSNVPGLLGPAHGTVWGRRGVTAAADYYASLAGTTIMMQGGNAIDAIVAASATLNVSEPYMSGLGGFGGFMLIYLAEENRVVGLDALGRAPAASSANTITPDDVEMGYRAPIVPGAFKGWAAVLERYGTMSLGDVFEPAIQLAEDGFVISKFDELHTTGSADKLGRFPSSTRIMFPTGRPPRMGEIIRQPELAASMRRLAREGADDFYMGEIGDRIVAFLAENGGHMTKADLEGYEVAWREPITTTFQGHDLYAMPPGSCGMSMFQALNIMDGFDLANMDLYSSEFAHLWLEANRLALIDDERYNTGNEDAEIPVDMLISKEYADEQRATIDPARIASFAGAPLPFFGTTSLSSADRWGNAVAFTQSLVALYGSGVIAGDTGIFLNNGHMFGFSLEEGHVNYIAGGQKAKGVMTPCVVMKDGNLVAAVGAAGGYTIPQTVGQVITKLTAGGMDMQLAIASPRMCLNRGGGLTPIPEDSVTYLEAGFPPEVYGELADRGHNLVEPGNLGGVQGVYRDAETGALAGGSDPRRDGHAIAW